GGCGACCTACTTTGACGATGGGTGTCTATAAACCTTATTTCACGCTATCATATAATGGAGAGCAATTAGACTACAATCATCCATACGGTCTCTTCGCTTTCCAAAATGTAGTGGCACTAAGGAACGATTGGCTTTTTCGATGTGATTTCTTTTGGAACATTAAGGGACATCATGGCATCTACGAGCAAAACGGTTATTCGTCATTCAATATGATGGTACAGAAACAGTTACTTAAAAAGAAATTGACGATAACATTGAAAGCAGAGGACTTGTTTGATAGCTCGAAGTTGAACGATGTAAAGAGGGTTAATTTTGTGGTGCAGAACAGAAAGGTGAACAACTTCAATCGCTGCATCATAGCTTCCATTAGTTACAACTTCAATAGTTTCAAAGATAAATACAACGGAAGCGGTTCTGCTGAGGATGAGATTAATCGTTTTTAGAAAAGCATTGGTTTTCAAATTAACCTCTAAAATGCAATACCCAAATTCTGTGTGATGAATATCTCAGGATTTATTAACCGAGAAGTTCATCCACAGAATTCTCACTTATCAATATCAATCGTTAAAAAACATACATTTTATTGTGTATCCAATAAATTGTTATATTTTTGCAAACGAAAAGAGTTGTTTGACAAGCAAACATATGCACATTGCAGAAATATTAGAACCGTTGCTAAATTATTACCTCAATTGAGGTGAAACACTCATAAATCACTCATTTTAAGCTATTCTGAATATTTGGGCAGAATTTTTCTATAAAAGATACAGTTTTGTTTGAGTGAGTATAATTTTGCTGTTTATAAGTTTAATTCAGTTTAAAATATCAACATAAAAGTTCTTCGTATCTGCATTTTTAGTACTTTTGCAAATGGAAAGAAAGAGGCTGTATACCTCCGCAATATGTATAACATTTAAAAAAGGAGAAAACTTGAGTTTTTCTTTCCTATGGCTAAGGCTTTAAAAACTATAGTTACCAAGTCATGCAAGGATAGCAGAAAATTTTCTCAAGCGGACTCATTGCATTATTATGAAACTAAAGTTTATAATTATTATAGCATTATCCATTTCGAATAATATGGCATTTGCTCAAGAATGGAATTTAACAGGAAGACTATTTGATAAAGCTGCAGGCTTTTTACCGTTGGAAGCCACGGAAATAATAGTAAGTCATCTTGATGGAGAAACTATCTCCAGTGGTTTTTCTGATAATCAAGGAAAGTTTACATTCTCTCTACCGTCAGGAAAGTTTGTCGTCAGATACAGACAATTAGGTGATATATTAAAAGCTGACACCATTGACGTACACAACAATGTTGATTTGGGCGATATCATGTTGACTGTGAAGGAGCACACACTGAATGAGGTGATGATTACCTCTCAGCGCAGACTATTTAGCCAGAAAGCTGGCAAACTTGTTTATCTTGTTCAAAACAGTCCCTTTGCCAGTGGTTTTAATATGCGAGATATGCTCCATAATATTCCTCGTATAGATCCGACAAGTGATGAAATAAAGATTATTGGCAAAAACGGTGTAGTTGTTTTGGTTAATGGCCATCGCATTAACTTAGATGGTAAAGATTTGGATATGTACCTACGCACCTTACCATCTGAAAATGTAAGCAAAACAGAACTTGTAACCAATCCTTCTGCCGAATTTGATGCAGAAGGCAATTGCGGAGTAATCAATATTATTCTAAAGAGTAAGCCTGTGGGGTTTGATGGGAATGTCCACACGGTGTTAACACAACGCTCTCACTTTAGCGCAGAAGAAGGATTTGGACTGTCTTTTTCCTCAGGCAATTTTTCTGTTGAATACAAAATAAATAATTCCAATGAAAAGCGCCGCCAAATAGTACAGAATACTTATTCTTATCCTGACTATATGCGCTTTACGACCGACAATACTTTAAATAGGTATGACATACTAGGTCAGAATCTAAATAGCAATTACCAATTAGGCGATTTGAATTTGGGATTTTTTGCAACATTAAATAATTCTCGCAGTAAAGCCCACCAAATGGGGCAGATGACTTTCAATGCAGACACATGTCCATCGAATTCTTATTCCGATTCGAATCACGATAAATACCGTTTGGAGACTATCTCCCCCTATGTGGACTGGAAACTTGATAGCTTAGGCAAAAAAGTAACGGTAAATTACAACTATATCCATGTCATTGACAAAATTAATCAGAATTTTGATTCGAGTACAGCACACAAATTCTCGAACAGCAATAATGATTATAGCTATATCGTCAATACCCTGAGCGCAGATTTAAACCTTCCGTTTACTTGGCTAAATTTTGAGTTAGGTGGAAAATATTCCCATTTCAGGACCAATAACGTCTCTGAGTTTGGAAGTAGAAATGGTTTTTTATATAAAGAAACGATAACAGCCTTCTATGCAGATGTCAATCGAATGTTTGGCTTTTTTTACGCCAAAGCTGGTTTACGATATGAACACACCAATGATGATGGAATAACATTAGAAGGGCTGTCCGTTTCTAATAAATATGATCA
This is a stretch of genomic DNA from Segatella hominis. It encodes these proteins:
- a CDS encoding outer membrane beta-barrel family protein; its protein translation is MAFAQEWNLTGRLFDKAAGFLPLEATEIIVSHLDGETISSGFSDNQGKFTFSLPSGKFVVRYRQLGDILKADTIDVHNNVDLGDIMLTVKEHTLNEVMITSQRRLFSQKAGKLVYLVQNSPFASGFNMRDMLHNIPRIDPTSDEIKIIGKNGVVVLVNGHRINLDGKDLDMYLRTLPSENVSKTELVTNPSAEFDAEGNCGVINIILKSKPVGFDGNVHTVLTQRSHFSAEEGFGLSFSSGNFSVEYKINNSNEKRRQIVQNTYSYPDYMRFTTDNTLNRYDILGQNLNSNYQLGDLNLGFFATLNNSRSKAHQMGQMTFNADTCPSNSYSDSNHDKYRLETISPYVDWKLDSLGKKVTVNYNYIHVIDKINQNFDSSTAHKFSNSNNDYSYIVNTLSADLNLPFTWLNFELGGKYSHFRTNNVSEFGSRNGFLYKETITAFYADVNRMFGFFYAKAGLRYEHTNDDGITLEGLSVSNKYDHWFPFAEISYNPSDNHSFALSYSKRIDRPSMNDMNPTRVFRNTYTYTEGNDRLTPSVMDNLEFNYVFKGNFSFNLYYYHTSDAIQNLTQVVDDLFTKYSPKNCLTINTFGTDASYNFSFGKFNLYSSVSMFYVKAKSYVDELDDKDLRSLNTSFSANLSYHYKVLNFYANYYHVLPGIEESFHTGNIDCVGLGCKIDIIKNKLLLNIQAQDIFSGTKSNNRTEYKDYVFRNRINNDNTSFRVGLTYNFGKQKAKKADINISNNETNRLPDIKK